The following are encoded in a window of Variovorax paradoxus genomic DNA:
- a CDS encoding thioredoxin family protein has translation MTLSPTVDSRSLRAARQARAALSRASRRAVVAAAVALGATFLMGTNAFAAPAVGQQAPDFVAVDTSGAKHKLSDFAGKFVVLEWTNPGCPFVRKHYGSGNMPATQKAATDKGVVWLAINSTERAASDYLKADALDAWMKSQKAAPTAVLMDEDGVIGQVYGARTTPHIFIIDPKGMLVYAGGIDSIASARADDIKTATNYVNQALGEVLGGKPVSTASTRPYGCSIKYKS, from the coding sequence ATGACGCTTTCGCCCACTGTCGACTCACGCTCCCTTCGCGCCGCGCGCCAGGCGCGCGCCGCCCTCAGCCGCGCTTCCCGCCGCGCCGTCGTTGCCGCCGCCGTGGCGCTGGGCGCCACCTTCCTCATGGGCACCAACGCCTTTGCCGCGCCGGCCGTGGGCCAGCAGGCGCCCGATTTCGTCGCCGTCGACACCAGCGGCGCCAAGCACAAGCTGTCCGATTTCGCGGGCAAGTTCGTGGTGCTCGAATGGACCAACCCTGGCTGCCCCTTCGTGCGCAAGCACTACGGCAGCGGCAACATGCCCGCCACGCAGAAAGCGGCCACCGACAAGGGCGTGGTCTGGCTCGCGATCAACTCCACCGAACGCGCCGCCAGCGACTACCTGAAGGCCGACGCGCTCGACGCCTGGATGAAGTCGCAAAAGGCCGCGCCCACCGCCGTGCTCATGGACGAAGACGGCGTCATCGGCCAGGTCTACGGCGCGCGCACCACGCCCCACATCTTCATCATCGATCCCAAGGGCATGCTGGTGTATGCCGGCGGCATCGACAGCATCGCCTCGGCGCGCGCCGACGACATCAAGACCGCCACCAACTACGTGAACCAGGCGCTGGGCGAAGTGCTCGGCGGAAAACCGGTGTCGACCGCGAGCACGCGGCCGTACGGGTGTTCGATCAAGTACAAGAGTTGA